One stretch of Chthoniobacterales bacterium DNA includes these proteins:
- the lpxD gene encoding UDP-3-O-(3-hydroxymyristoyl)glucosamine N-acyltransferase, whose amino-acid sequence MPAVSMGEIVDVVGGQFAGPRDQSIASVAPLASAAADQLSFLSNRKYAAELAATKAGAILVPRKLEGDDPRWIRVDDPYFAFAKVMTRWFSNRPVPAGISSRAVVASSAKLGENVTLGHFAVIGDDVVIGNNVTIFHGVSIEAGSVIGDDCIIYPNVVIYDGTRIGRRCIIHAGVVIGSDGYGFAMHEGRHHKIPQIGIVRIEDDVEIGSGTTIDRAALGETVIGEGTKIDNLVQIGHNVKVGKHCLLVSQVGIAGSTELGDHVFVAGQSGFSGHLKIGHRVQVAAKSAVLADVPDDTKVMGSPAMPFTEFARRHAAVKKLARKSK is encoded by the coding sequence ATGCCTGCTGTTTCCATGGGAGAAATCGTCGATGTGGTCGGTGGCCAGTTCGCTGGTCCGCGCGATCAATCCATCGCATCGGTAGCGCCGCTGGCCTCGGCTGCGGCGGACCAGCTTAGCTTTCTCAGCAATCGCAAATACGCCGCCGAACTCGCCGCCACCAAGGCTGGCGCCATTCTCGTTCCTCGAAAACTCGAAGGTGACGATCCTCGCTGGATTAGGGTGGATGATCCGTATTTCGCTTTCGCGAAAGTCATGACGCGCTGGTTCTCGAACCGCCCGGTGCCCGCAGGAATTTCGTCCAGAGCCGTCGTCGCTTCATCCGCGAAGCTCGGCGAGAATGTCACCCTCGGTCATTTCGCCGTCATCGGTGACGACGTCGTGATCGGAAACAATGTCACCATTTTTCACGGTGTTTCCATTGAGGCGGGCTCCGTGATTGGTGACGACTGCATTATTTATCCGAACGTCGTCATCTATGACGGCACGCGCATCGGCCGGCGTTGCATCATTCACGCCGGTGTCGTCATCGGGTCGGACGGCTATGGCTTCGCCATGCACGAGGGGAGACATCACAAGATTCCGCAGATCGGGATTGTTCGAATCGAGGACGACGTCGAGATCGGTTCCGGCACGACCATCGACCGCGCCGCCCTGGGCGAAACCGTCATAGGCGAGGGGACCAAGATCGACAACCTGGTCCAGATCGGCCACAACGTGAAGGTCGGGAAGCATTGCCTCCTCGTCTCGCAAGTCGGCATTGCGGGTTCCACCGAGCTGGGCGACCACGTTTTCGTCGCGGGTCAAAGCGGCTTTTCCGGCCACCTCAAGATTGGCCATCGGGTTCAGGTCGCCGCCAAGAGCGCGGTGCTGGCCGATGTGCCCGACGACACCAAAGTCATGGGCTCGCCGGCAATGCCCTTCACCGAATTTGCCCGGCGCCACGCCGCCGTAAAAAAGCTGGCGCGGAAAAGCAAGTAA